The proteins below come from a single Kosakonia sp. SMBL-WEM22 genomic window:
- a CDS encoding phosphoribosyltransferase domain-containing protein translates to MSFVPEDALYRRTLSCGIIQVTRSEGEIALQNLFEIAERRNPKRAFLFVSKVLGRHIPVSPAIMRQAYKQLASQFPTDLPGPVLFIGMAETAVGLGAGVFDELRHTYRESVYLTSTRHPVEGELLCEFKEEHSHATDHLIYWPGDEEMRRRVRDARTLVMIDDEATTGNTFINLLAALRETGHLPQLEQVVAVTLTDWSNSALPARCPLPVTSVSLVSGEWSWTPFPDAPVPVMPAVNVTSRGAWEIIGKQSWGRLGMIAPAADLGRDIRVAPGERVLVLGSGEFVWEPFLLAERLEKAGAQALYSSTTRSPIALGFAIESAISFTDNYGLGIANFVYNVGHQRFDRVLLCTETAAESIDPQLLKVLADVAPVVEVVTYE, encoded by the coding sequence ATGTCTTTCGTGCCTGAAGATGCACTGTATCGCCGTACGCTCTCCTGCGGCATTATCCAGGTGACGCGAAGCGAGGGAGAGATCGCGCTGCAAAACCTGTTTGAAATTGCCGAGCGACGTAACCCTAAACGGGCGTTTCTCTTTGTCAGTAAAGTGCTTGGCCGCCATATTCCCGTATCGCCTGCCATTATGCGCCAGGCTTACAAACAGCTCGCCAGCCAGTTCCCGACCGATTTGCCAGGCCCTGTGCTGTTTATCGGTATGGCCGAGACTGCCGTGGGTCTGGGCGCTGGCGTGTTTGACGAATTGCGCCATACCTATAGAGAGTCGGTTTATCTCACCTCGACCCGCCACCCTGTTGAGGGTGAACTGCTGTGCGAGTTTAAAGAAGAGCACAGCCATGCAACAGACCATCTGATCTACTGGCCGGGTGATGAAGAGATGCGCCGCCGGGTAAGGGACGCGCGTACGCTGGTAATGATTGATGACGAAGCGACAACCGGCAATACCTTTATCAACCTGCTGGCGGCGCTGCGTGAAACCGGCCACCTGCCACAACTGGAACAGGTGGTTGCCGTTACGCTGACCGACTGGAGCAACAGTGCCCTACCGGCGCGCTGCCCGCTGCCGGTAACGTCAGTCTCTCTGGTGAGCGGTGAATGGAGCTGGACCCCCTTTCCCGATGCGCCTGTACCGGTCATGCCTGCCGTTAACGTCACATCCCGTGGCGCGTGGGAGATCATCGGTAAACAGAGCTGGGGCCGTCTCGGGATGATCGCGCCGGCCGCCGACCTGGGTCGCGATATTCGCGTTGCACCGGGTGAACGCGTGCTGGTTCTCGGCAGCGGTGAGTTTGTCTGGGAGCCATTTTTGCTGGCCGAGCGTCTTGAAAAAGCCGGTGCGCAGGCATTGTACAGCTCCACGACCCGCTCGCCCATTGCCCTGGGTTTTGCCATCGAATCGGCTATCTCCTTTACCGACAACTATGGTCTCGGCATTGCTAATTTTGTCTATAACGTCGGCCACCAGCGGTTTGATCGCGTGCTGCTCTGCACCGAGACGGCGGCTGAAAGTATCGATCCCCAGTTGCTGAAGGTGCTGGCGGATGTTGCCCCTGTTGTTGAGGTTGTTACCTATGAATAA
- a CDS encoding tellurite resistance TerB family protein encodes MSFFDKVKGAISSSRDELTRQVGRFKNKKFMQGTVAVCARIAVSSDGVSAEEKQKMMGFLRSSEELKVFDTNEVIEFFNKLVSSFDFDIEIGKGETMKYILALKDQPEAAQLALRVGIAVAKSDGNFDQDEKTAVREIALALGFDPAEFGL; translated from the coding sequence ATGAGTTTTTTTGACAAAGTAAAAGGTGCCATCAGCTCCAGTCGTGATGAACTGACCCGACAAGTTGGCCGTTTCAAAAACAAAAAATTTATGCAGGGTACCGTGGCGGTCTGCGCGCGAATTGCCGTCTCCAGCGATGGCGTGAGCGCTGAAGAGAAGCAGAAGATGATGGGCTTTCTGCGCTCTTCCGAAGAACTTAAGGTCTTCGATACCAATGAGGTGATCGAGTTCTTTAACAAACTGGTCTCGAGCTTTGATTTCGATATCGAAATCGGTAAAGGCGAAACCATGAAATACATCCTGGCGTTAAAAGATCAACCGGAAGCAGCACAGCTGGCTCTGCGTGTTGGTATTGCCGTTGCGAAGAGTGACGGCAACTTTGACCAGGATGAGAAAACTGCCGTGCGCGAAATTGCTCTCGCGCTGGGCTTCGACCCGGCTGAATTTGGCCTCTGA
- the terC gene encoding tellurium resistance membrane protein TerC, giving the protein MVSTHIGFPTETVIVFIALSVGAIFIDLFMHRDDKPISLKSAALWSLFWVAVAMAFAGFLYIHHGAEVASLFVTGYALEKVLSVDNLFVMMAIFSWFAVPDRYRHRVLYWGVIGAIVFRGIFVAIGTSLLSLGPYVEVVFAIIVAWTAVMMLKSGDDDDEIEDYSQHLAYRMVKRFFPIWPKLKGHAFLLNQKEVDAELAKPENSDVTIGRGKKAALYATPLFLCVAVVELSDVMFAFDSVPAIIAVSREPLIVYSAMMFAILGLRTLYFVLEALKQYLVHLEKAVIVLLFFIAVKLGLNATDHIWHHGYSISATTSLYVVLGVLALGIIASVMFPAKPDSEEKGS; this is encoded by the coding sequence ATGGTTTCAACACACATCGGTTTTCCGACTGAAACAGTTATTGTTTTTATCGCGCTCTCAGTCGGTGCCATCTTTATTGACTTGTTTATGCACCGTGACGACAAGCCAATATCCCTGAAGAGTGCCGCGCTCTGGTCGCTCTTTTGGGTTGCGGTTGCGATGGCATTTGCCGGTTTCCTCTATATTCATCACGGCGCGGAAGTCGCCAGCCTGTTTGTAACCGGTTACGCGCTGGAGAAAGTACTCTCTGTCGATAACCTGTTCGTTATGATGGCCATCTTCTCCTGGTTCGCCGTGCCGGATCGTTATCGTCACCGCGTGCTCTACTGGGGTGTGATTGGTGCCATCGTGTTCAGGGGTATTTTCGTTGCGATTGGTACCAGCCTGCTGAGCCTTGGTCCATACGTTGAAGTGGTTTTCGCCATTATTGTGGCCTGGACTGCGGTGATGATGCTGAAAAGCGGCGACGACGATGATGAAATTGAGGACTACTCCCAGCATCTGGCGTACCGCATGGTGAAACGCTTCTTCCCGATCTGGCCAAAGCTGAAGGGTCATGCCTTCCTGCTTAATCAGAAGGAGGTGGATGCGGAACTGGCAAAACCAGAAAACAGTGATGTCACCATCGGCCGCGGTAAGAAAGCCGCCCTGTATGCAACGCCGCTGTTCCTGTGTGTGGCCGTCGTTGAACTTTCGGATGTTATGTTTGCATTCGACTCTGTCCCGGCCATTATTGCTGTTAGCCGTGAACCGCTGATTGTTTATAGCGCCATGATGTTTGCTATCCTCGGCCTGCGTACGCTCTACTTCGTTCTCGAAGCGCTGAAGCAGTACCTGGTTCATCTGGAGAAGGCGGTTATCGTTCTGCTGTTCTTTATCGCTGTGAAGCTTGGCCTCAATGCCACCGACCACATCTGGCACCACGGCTATAGCATTTCGGCGACGACCAGCCTGTATGTTGTACTGGGTGTGTTGGCGCTGGGGATTATCGCCAGCGTGATGTTCCCGGCGAAACCCGATTCAGAGGAAAAGGGGAGCTAA
- a CDS encoding TerD family protein, with protein sequence MAVSLVKGGNVSLTKEAPTMNIAMVGLGWDARVTDGQGFDLDASVFAVGDDGKVLSDAHFIFFNNKTSPDGAVEHQGDNRTGEGDGDDEQVKIDLTKVSADIKKLVFAVTIYEAEARKQNFGMVSNSFMRVYNNDNGTEIARFDLSEDASTETAMIFGELYRHGAEWKFKAVGQGFAGGLAALASQHGVNI encoded by the coding sequence ATGGCAGTTTCTCTCGTTAAAGGCGGTAACGTATCTCTGACTAAAGAAGCACCTACCATGAATATCGCCATGGTTGGTCTGGGTTGGGATGCACGTGTAACTGACGGTCAGGGTTTTGACCTGGATGCCTCCGTATTCGCAGTAGGCGATGACGGTAAAGTGCTGTCAGACGCCCATTTCATCTTCTTTAATAACAAAACCAGCCCTGACGGCGCAGTCGAGCACCAGGGTGACAACCGTACCGGCGAAGGCGACGGCGACGATGAGCAGGTCAAAATCGATCTGACTAAAGTCTCTGCCGACATCAAAAAACTGGTGTTCGCAGTCACCATCTATGAAGCCGAAGCGCGTAAACAGAACTTCGGTATGGTGAGCAACAGCTTCATGCGCGTTTATAACAACGACAACGGCACTGAAATTGCTCGCTTTGATCTCTCTGAAGATGCGTCTACTGAAACAGCGATGATCTTCGGCGAACTCTATCGCCACGGCGCAGAGTGGAAATTCAAAGCCGTTGGGCAGGGCTTCGCGGGCGGTCTGGCTGCGCTTGCCTCTCAACACGGCGTTAATATCTAA
- a CDS encoding VWA domain-containing protein, producing MRLQPGQNTPLAENVITLNLNYTGKAGFKSEVDTCLFMLNAEGKVSGDADFIFFNNLASAEGAVKLALGQQQSSVTIALDRVPASVSKIAITVVIDGSESIDALSQLSIAAQGIADFQIETAGRSEKAMILAEVYRHNGAWKLRAMGQGFNGGLEPLAISYGVDVAQPATESSTAAPVRISLEKKLENKSPRLVSLAKKATVSLTKNKLDTLQASVAFVLDASGSMSGQFHKGNVQAVLDRIAVLAAQFDDDGEMDLWAFGKKHKKYPNVTLDNLDDYIETIRKNGKRSMFEILPGLGGVNNEPPVMEEIIDYFKETKLPVYVVFITDGGISKTREIKEAIRRSANYPIFWKFVGLGGSNYGILENLDDFTDRRVDNTDFFAMDDFGTMSDEKLYDNLLEEFRPWIDEAKKLRIL from the coding sequence ATGAGATTACAACCGGGACAAAACACGCCTTTGGCTGAGAATGTCATTACCTTGAACCTCAATTACACGGGGAAGGCAGGGTTTAAGAGCGAAGTCGATACCTGTCTGTTTATGCTCAATGCCGAGGGAAAAGTGAGTGGCGATGCTGACTTTATCTTCTTCAATAATCTCGCCTCTGCGGAGGGCGCGGTCAAACTGGCGCTTGGGCAGCAGCAATCCAGCGTAACCATTGCGCTCGATCGGGTTCCCGCCAGCGTCAGCAAGATTGCCATCACGGTAGTCATCGACGGTAGCGAAAGCATTGATGCACTGAGCCAGCTAAGTATCGCAGCGCAGGGGATTGCCGATTTTCAGATTGAGACCGCAGGGCGCAGCGAAAAAGCGATGATCCTGGCTGAAGTCTATCGCCACAATGGTGCCTGGAAATTACGTGCAATGGGGCAGGGGTTCAACGGCGGGCTTGAACCGTTAGCCATCAGCTATGGCGTGGATGTTGCCCAACCGGCCACAGAGTCTTCAACGGCGGCACCTGTGCGCATCAGCCTGGAGAAAAAGCTGGAAAATAAATCGCCGCGTCTGGTTAGCCTGGCAAAGAAAGCCACGGTCAGCCTGACAAAGAATAAGCTGGATACGCTGCAGGCAAGCGTTGCGTTTGTTCTGGATGCTTCCGGCTCGATGAGCGGGCAATTTCATAAAGGTAATGTTCAGGCGGTACTCGATCGTATCGCAGTGCTTGCCGCCCAGTTCGATGATGATGGCGAGATGGATCTATGGGCCTTCGGCAAAAAACATAAAAAATATCCGAATGTTACGCTGGATAATCTTGACGATTACATCGAGACAATACGTAAGAACGGTAAGCGCTCAATGTTTGAGATCCTGCCAGGGCTGGGCGGTGTGAATAATGAGCCACCGGTGATGGAAGAGATCATCGACTACTTCAAAGAGACCAAACTGCCGGTTTACGTGGTATTCATTACCGATGGCGGCATCAGCAAAACGCGCGAGATTAAAGAGGCGATTCGTCGCTCCGCAAACTACCCGATCTTCTGGAAGTTTGTCGGCCTCGGCGGTTCGAACTATGGCATTCTCGAAAATCTTGATGACTTTACCGATCGCCGGGTAGATAACACCGATTTCTTTGCGATGGATGATTTCGGCACCATGAGTGACGAAAAACTCTATGACAACTTGCTGGAAGAGTTCAGACCCTGGATCGATGAGGCCAAAAAGTTGAGGATCCTCTAA
- a CDS encoding ATP-grasp domain-containing protein, translated as MNNKIWLMEGLSSQKDLIQGIKSFADTHHLSLTVYASHRHERNEILSVADYALLEPQEADERLQFITDIVATHGIHHIHAGRNTLWFEENRAAIEATGVSLTTGATSANWLSLAEDKVAFAGLMQQHALPVVPSWRVNSVSELQSYLASPPFSDSPVCVKPVTGIYGMGFWRFDDTASAMDLFNHPENRLVNPQQYLAALATAESFKPLVLMPYLPGPEYSVDILADNGEVLAAVGRRKEGAIQYLVNEGAAFELACNCARAMNADGLVNVQTRNNHQGTPLLLEINMRPSGGIGYTQHSGVNLPGLFAAYKLGLLTKDEITTRAASSFAAVAVRAVTDVLLYPQTLSNRLN; from the coding sequence ATGAATAACAAAATTTGGCTCATGGAAGGTTTGTCATCCCAAAAAGATCTCATCCAGGGGATTAAAAGCTTCGCCGATACGCATCATCTTTCGTTGACCGTGTACGCCTCACACCGTCATGAGCGCAATGAAATCTTATCCGTTGCGGATTATGCGCTGCTCGAACCACAGGAGGCGGATGAACGGCTTCAGTTCATCACTGACATCGTGGCAACGCACGGCATTCACCATATTCACGCTGGCCGAAATACCCTGTGGTTTGAAGAGAACCGCGCTGCTATTGAGGCCACCGGCGTGTCGCTGACTACCGGAGCCACCAGCGCAAACTGGCTTTCCTTAGCGGAAGATAAAGTCGCTTTTGCCGGGCTGATGCAGCAACACGCGCTGCCGGTCGTCCCCTCCTGGCGCGTTAATTCCGTAAGCGAACTGCAAAGCTATCTCGCTTCGCCCCCCTTCTCTGACAGCCCTGTTTGCGTTAAGCCTGTAACCGGCATTTATGGCATGGGTTTTTGGCGGTTTGATGACACTGCGTCGGCGATGGATCTCTTTAATCATCCCGAAAATCGCCTCGTTAACCCGCAGCAATATCTTGCTGCGCTTGCCACAGCGGAGTCATTTAAACCCCTGGTATTGATGCCCTACCTGCCCGGCCCGGAATACTCTGTTGATATTTTAGCCGACAACGGCGAAGTTCTTGCCGCGGTGGGCCGCAGAAAAGAGGGCGCGATTCAATATCTGGTTAACGAAGGTGCCGCTTTCGAGCTTGCCTGTAATTGTGCCCGCGCGATGAACGCAGACGGGCTGGTTAACGTGCAGACACGCAACAATCATCAGGGAACGCCGCTTTTGCTGGAGATCAACATGCGCCCTTCCGGCGGTATAGGCTATACCCAACATAGCGGCGTCAACTTACCGGGCTTGTTTGCGGCTTATAAGCTTGGTCTGCTGACAAAAGATGAGATCACGACGCGCGCAGCCTCCTCTTTCGCAGCCGTTGCGGTCAGAGCCGTAACGGACGTTCTGCTCTATCCGCAGACCCTCTCTAACCGACTAAACTAA
- a CDS encoding TerD family protein, which translates to MNLTPGGNAPVPAQELRVRVTSGGPVDASAFRLYASGKVQGDADMVFYGQTRNDDGSITLASEGQYSTFTVALNRLKPDVQKVAFTVTCDGGQTVAGLRTLSIDVEQGATSLVSGVVDITGRQEAALILGEFYRRNDEWKFRFVAQGFNGGLKPLAEHFGVDIADDPAPAPVSPPPVPPVAPPAPPKESKISLSKVSLTKEKPAISLTKRDNFGEIRINLNWHRGNGKSGLAGIFGAKGIDLDLGAFVELQDGYKSVIQALGNAFGNYHGEPYVQLQGDDRTGEVSDGEWLHINGREWKQIREVLIYAFIYQGVPSWDKTDGVVTIHMPDQPPIETRLTEGENRRTLCAIARLVNENGAIKVERINQYFKGQDEMDRAFGWGFRWSAGSK; encoded by the coding sequence ATGAACCTGACGCCAGGGGGCAATGCCCCCGTTCCAGCACAAGAGCTTCGGGTTCGGGTCACCTCTGGCGGCCCGGTTGATGCTTCAGCATTTCGCCTCTATGCCAGCGGCAAAGTGCAGGGCGATGCGGATATGGTCTTCTACGGCCAGACGCGCAACGACGATGGCTCAATCACTCTCGCCAGCGAAGGTCAGTATTCAACCTTTACTGTCGCCCTTAACCGCCTGAAGCCTGATGTGCAGAAGGTCGCTTTTACCGTGACCTGTGACGGCGGGCAGACGGTTGCTGGTCTGCGCACGCTGAGTATCGATGTAGAGCAGGGCGCAACCAGCCTGGTGAGCGGCGTTGTGGATATAACCGGACGTCAGGAAGCCGCGCTGATTCTGGGCGAGTTCTATCGCCGTAACGATGAGTGGAAATTCCGCTTCGTTGCGCAGGGTTTTAACGGCGGCCTGAAACCGCTGGCAGAGCATTTCGGTGTCGACATCGCCGACGATCCTGCGCCTGCACCTGTTTCACCGCCACCCGTGCCTCCGGTCGCTCCGCCGGCTCCGCCAAAAGAGAGCAAAATCAGCCTGAGCAAAGTGTCGCTCACCAAAGAGAAACCGGCGATCAGCCTGACTAAACGGGACAACTTTGGCGAGATCCGCATTAACCTCAACTGGCACCGCGGCAACGGAAAATCGGGCCTCGCCGGGATTTTTGGCGCGAAGGGCATCGATCTGGATCTTGGCGCGTTTGTTGAACTGCAGGATGGCTATAAATCGGTTATCCAGGCGCTCGGTAACGCGTTCGGGAATTATCACGGCGAGCCCTATGTTCAGCTGCAGGGCGACGATCGTACCGGTGAAGTGTCGGATGGCGAGTGGTTACACATTAATGGTCGTGAATGGAAGCAGATCCGCGAAGTCCTGATCTACGCTTTCATCTACCAGGGCGTGCCGAGCTGGGATAAGACGGACGGTGTTGTCACGATTCATATGCCCGATCAACCGCCTATTGAGACGCGTCTTACCGAAGGTGAAAACCGTCGCACACTGTGCGCCATCGCCAGGCTGGTAAACGAAAATGGTGCCATCAAAGTCGAGCGAATTAACCAGTACTTCAAAGGCCAGGACGAGATGGACCGGGCATTTGGCTGGGGGTTTCGCTGGAGTGCCGGCTCTAAATAA
- a CDS encoding TerD family protein, whose product MVSLTKNQTVSLSKQSSALSQLQFGLGWDPIKKKGLFGGLFSGGDSIDLDAGCVLMDSSGNTIDTIWFRKLTSSCGSVVHSGDNLTGEGEGDDEVITVNLTQLPANVEYLAFTVNSFRGQTFNDVENAFCRVVDQSRKELARYKLTEQGSHTGIVISSLRRNGGNWDFTAHGHPCRGRTIDDMHADIVATVVR is encoded by the coding sequence ATGGTTTCATTAACAAAGAACCAGACGGTATCACTCAGCAAACAATCCTCGGCATTAAGTCAGCTTCAGTTTGGTCTCGGTTGGGATCCAATTAAGAAAAAGGGCCTGTTCGGCGGGCTGTTTAGCGGCGGCGACTCTATCGACCTTGATGCCGGCTGCGTATTAATGGACAGCTCTGGCAATACTATTGACACCATCTGGTTTCGCAAGCTGACCTCCAGCTGCGGCTCTGTCGTCCACAGCGGTGACAACCTCACTGGTGAAGGCGAGGGCGATGATGAAGTCATTACCGTTAATCTCACCCAATTACCCGCTAACGTTGAATATCTCGCTTTTACGGTCAACAGCTTCCGTGGTCAGACCTTCAATGATGTTGAAAATGCCTTCTGCCGCGTGGTCGACCAGTCTCGTAAAGAGCTGGCGCGCTACAAACTGACCGAGCAGGGCTCCCACACCGGTATTGTTATCTCTTCGCTGCGCCGTAACGGCGGGAACTGGGACTTTACGGCCCATGGTCACCCCTGCCGTGGTCGCACCATTGACGATATGCATGCCGATATCGTCGCAACGGTCGTACGCTAA
- a CDS encoding sugar kinase, whose amino-acid sequence MPMESPEIQLKALNNALRRLRGACSALDGEELDEKLLEVMRRLLLAEVLADTWIVAIGGSQGAGKTTLMASLYNLHHDNSGWLRSNEGRGEKMPVLILESRETKVAQGYVRRLVETGNGLTLDDIGVDVNEFQRAVCDPDAGDLLPILKVPQRYFTRNNQAWLLLPGYEKQERENREWQELMRQAMIAAGGCIIVTDETRLANQQQLEIVKDMLEKELKNCKPYIVISKTEAFRHNPQRQAELRKSAAETFNVAAEYADNNIILTGTDDPEYVTEWMPHLRRAIDDLNFSGQTNRYLQLTHLTGIVSKDLPRVMNMIRTQSRLYYHSDKGGQDDGSQVLAEALEVFDTTVQELREEHTKKVKMCIAKNFEAAKANMDRRLVKEHEGFANWISNAFDTTSETKGKLQKLVQDSWQDASADFFDDYVNSLQQLTAAKLKPIPNGNDRPNLPASPKLEKLVALGYMNSAGQPVQHEQLDEEKISNIKMLLNHGATSNAENIPVVNKQLRKSVELIPVLSLEYTRLVYAMPEICKELRPYVTLEQDDGETSAGNVAAEGVQTLNTGVDLGKTAIKSLAAVLAIDVVSDGDSDILGALFGQDKPSADPAGSPLPPAPVMMHPAAVAVTAVVAAAYVTAAAVTRMRTFEKKASSQAHVMLASVHDHHIEHLRNQFDDTMSAARKRISETLRARYHMDEMLMRKDRLAKAIADVNALIDDLRNELGSSATGLQVLITSRGE is encoded by the coding sequence ATGCCAATGGAATCACCTGAAATTCAGCTCAAGGCTCTGAATAATGCTTTGCGTCGTTTACGTGGGGCCTGCTCCGCACTTGACGGTGAGGAGCTTGATGAAAAATTACTTGAGGTCATGCGACGACTGCTGCTTGCTGAGGTGCTCGCCGATACCTGGATCGTGGCGATAGGCGGCTCGCAAGGGGCTGGTAAAACGACGCTGATGGCGAGCCTGTATAACCTGCATCATGACAATAGCGGCTGGTTACGCAGTAATGAAGGACGCGGCGAGAAAATGCCGGTACTGATCCTCGAGAGTCGTGAGACTAAAGTAGCGCAGGGTTATGTCCGCCGCCTGGTCGAAACTGGAAATGGTTTGACGCTGGATGATATCGGCGTCGACGTCAACGAGTTTCAGCGCGCGGTCTGCGATCCTGATGCCGGGGATTTACTGCCGATACTGAAGGTACCGCAGCGTTATTTTACCCGCAATAACCAGGCCTGGTTACTGCTTCCTGGTTATGAAAAACAAGAGCGTGAAAATCGTGAGTGGCAGGAACTGATGCGTCAGGCGATGATAGCGGCAGGCGGTTGTATTATCGTGACCGATGAGACGCGACTGGCAAACCAGCAGCAGCTCGAAATCGTCAAAGATATGCTGGAAAAAGAGCTTAAGAATTGTAAACCTTATATTGTTATCTCCAAGACAGAAGCGTTTCGCCACAATCCGCAACGTCAAGCTGAATTAAGAAAAAGCGCGGCCGAAACCTTCAATGTCGCTGCCGAATATGCCGATAACAACATTATTTTAACCGGCACCGACGATCCGGAATACGTAACAGAATGGATGCCGCACCTTCGTCGGGCCATTGACGACCTTAACTTTTCCGGACAAACCAACCGTTATCTCCAGTTAACCCACCTTACTGGGATTGTTAGTAAGGATCTGCCGCGCGTCATGAATATGATCCGCACCCAGTCACGTCTGTATTACCACAGTGATAAAGGCGGCCAGGACGATGGCAGCCAAGTGCTGGCCGAAGCTCTGGAAGTGTTTGACACTACCGTGCAGGAACTGCGGGAGGAGCATACCAAAAAGGTAAAAATGTGCATCGCTAAAAATTTTGAGGCGGCGAAGGCTAATATGGACCGTAGGCTGGTCAAGGAGCATGAGGGATTTGCCAACTGGATATCGAATGCATTTGATACCACCAGTGAGACAAAAGGCAAATTGCAGAAACTGGTTCAGGATTCATGGCAGGACGCATCAGCTGATTTCTTCGACGACTATGTGAACAGTCTGCAACAATTGACGGCGGCGAAACTCAAGCCCATTCCAAACGGCAACGATCGCCCAAACTTGCCTGCATCACCGAAGCTGGAGAAGCTGGTAGCACTTGGCTATATGAATAGCGCCGGGCAGCCCGTGCAACACGAACAGCTGGATGAGGAAAAAATAAGTAATATCAAAATGTTGCTAAATCATGGTGCCACGTCGAATGCGGAAAACATCCCAGTGGTGAATAAACAGCTGAGGAAGAGCGTGGAATTGATCCCGGTGCTCTCGCTAGAGTACACCCGCCTTGTGTACGCCATGCCTGAGATTTGCAAAGAGCTGCGGCCCTACGTCACGCTTGAGCAGGACGATGGCGAGACATCCGCGGGTAACGTCGCGGCAGAAGGGGTTCAAACTCTCAACACAGGGGTTGATCTTGGCAAGACCGCAATAAAATCACTGGCCGCGGTGCTGGCGATTGACGTTGTCAGCGATGGCGATTCCGATATCCTCGGCGCGCTCTTTGGCCAGGATAAGCCTTCTGCTGACCCGGCGGGTTCACCTCTTCCCCCCGCACCGGTGATGATGCATCCTGCTGCCGTTGCGGTAACAGCCGTTGTGGCGGCGGCCTACGTGACCGCGGCTGCAGTAACGCGAATGCGTACTTTTGAGAAAAAAGCGAGCAGCCAGGCACACGTCATGCTTGCCAGTGTTCATGACCACCATATTGAGCATTTACGCAATCAATTCGATGACACGATGAGCGCGGCGCGTAAGCGGATTAGCGAAACGTTACGTGCGCGTTATCACATGGACGAAATGCTGATGCGCAAGGATCGGCTCGCGAAAGCCATCGCCGATGTGAATGCCCTTATCGACGACCTGCGCAATGAGCTGGGTTCATCGGCTACGGGCCTGCAAGTATTAATCACCAGCCGTGGTGAGTGA
- the terD gene encoding tellurium resistance membrane protein TerD, whose translation MSVSLSKGGNVSLSKAAPSMKNVLVGLGWDARSTDGQDFDLDASAFLLAANGKVRGDADFIFYNNLTSSDGSVTHTGDNRTGEGDGDDESLKIKLDAVPSDVDKIIFVVTIHDAQARRQSFGQVSGAFIRLVNDDNQTEVARYDLTEDASTETAMLFGELYRHNGEWKFRAVGQGYAGGLASVCAQYGINAS comes from the coding sequence ATGAGTGTTTCTCTTTCCAAAGGTGGGAACGTCTCCCTGAGTAAAGCCGCACCGTCAATGAAAAATGTCCTGGTGGGCCTTGGCTGGGATGCGCGCTCGACCGATGGTCAGGACTTTGACCTGGATGCGTCAGCCTTTCTGCTGGCCGCTAATGGAAAAGTGCGCGGTGACGCCGATTTCATTTTTTATAACAACTTAACCTCTTCTGACGGCTCCGTAACCCATACCGGTGATAACCGTACCGGTGAAGGTGATGGTGATGATGAATCCCTGAAAATCAAACTGGACGCCGTGCCGTCTGACGTCGACAAAATCATCTTCGTGGTGACCATCCATGACGCGCAAGCGCGTCGCCAGAGCTTCGGGCAGGTTTCCGGCGCGTTCATTCGTCTGGTTAATGATGATAACCAGACCGAAGTGGCCCGCTACGACCTGACCGAAGATGCCTCAACTGAAACCGCAATGCTGTTTGGCGAACTCTACCGCCACAATGGCGAGTGGAAATTCCGCGCGGTCGGTCAGGGTTATGCTGGTGGTCTGGCATCCGTTTGTGCGCAGTACGGCATCAACGCATCTTGA